In one Centroberyx gerrardi isolate f3 unplaced genomic scaffold, fCenGer3.hap1.cur.20231027 Scaffold_99, whole genome shotgun sequence genomic region, the following are encoded:
- the LOC144538306 gene encoding protein phosphatase 1 regulatory subunit 15B-like, protein MGKSKSEARDSSDTDCISAGKAGEELLGPRGLNFWVSRSDSESSWSSWGSSDSSCPDLDKDESERLWEFFSSPVDPYNPMCFTACAVSSTNPQTTKTALPDCQGPQQASPPAPCSKSDTDTEEKESSFAPSSEDDEEEQLWKSLCQNDDPYHPLNFQACLQSSPTTTLHSGGDPEAPGVCPAQSPPTIGKKHDEEAVNPQRPRAPKPILPERQLKRHCHPDKTLVPWRRPGQTSGSHPEERKESQASTSQKKVRFSPLVQVHVMRTWPFARQASRKGHWEEMARDRDRFRRRIQETEQAIGHCFSQSHRERIRTYLDSTSK, encoded by the exons atggggAAAAGTAAAAGCGAAGCGAGGGACAGCAGTGATACTGACTGTATCTCGGCGGGAAAGGCCGGCGAGGAGCTCCTAGGGCCCAGAGGCCTGAATTTCTGGGTCAGTCGCTCTGACAGCGAGAGCAGTTGGAGCAGTTGGGGCAGTTCGGACAGTTCGTGCCCCGACCTGGACAAGGACGAGAGCGAGAGGCTCTGGGAGTTCTTCAGCAGTCCCGTAGACCCCTACAACCCCATGTGTTTCACCGCTTGCGCAGTCAGCAGCACAAATCCTCAAACCACCAAAACAGCACTCCCTGACTGCCAGGGGCCTCAGCAGGCCTCGCCTCCTGCACCTTGCTCCAAGTCAGACACCGACACcgaggagaaggagagcagcTTTGCTCCTTCATCAGAGGACGATGAAGAGGAGCAGCTGTGGAAGTCCCTCTGCCAAAATGACGACCCGTACCACCCTCTCAACTTCCAAGCCTGCCTCCAGAGCTCCCCAACAACCACACTCCACTCTGGGGGAGACCCAGAAGCTCCTGGTGTCTGCCCCGCACAAAGTCCACCCACCATTGGCAAGAAACACGATGAAGAGGCAGTGAACCCCCAAAGACCCAGAGCCCCCAAGCCCATCCTGCCAGAGAGACAGTTGAAGCGTCACTGCCACCCAGACAAAACTCTGGTGCCCTGGAGAAGACCTGGACAGACATCTGGGTCACatccagaggagaggaaggagagccaGGCCAGCACCAGCCAGAAAAAG gttCGGTTCTCTCCTCTTGTCCAAGTCCACGTGATGCGTACCTGGCCGTTTGCTCGACAGGCGTCCCGCAAAGGACACTGGGAAGAAATGGCGCGCGACCGGGACCGTTTCCGAAGGCGGATCCAGGAAACGGAGCAGGCCATTGGCCACTGCTTCAGCCAATCCCACAGAGAGAGGATCCGGACTTACCTGGACAGCACCTCAAAATAA